CTTTACGTGGCATCGGGATGACGCATGAGTTCATGATGATGTGTCCGTTCATAGGGGTTCCTCGTTACCCAAAAAAAGATGGCTATatttttgtcaaattattattGAAATGACTTAAATGTTTCTTTGAACATGGCAGGTTCATATTCATACTTGTGGCTGCCGTTTATACCACTGGTTGTAAGTATCCTTTtcataagctcaaaattaattatacgtagtagtattttatgtacttttaaaaaaaaaattaaattatgtAAAAACTTGTAGGTAGTTTTACTAATTGGGACGAAACTACAAGTGATCATCACAAAAATGGGATTAAATATCCAAGAGCGAGGAGAGGTCGTACAAGGTGTACCTGTCGTTAAGCTTGGTGACGACCTCTTCTGGTTCAAACGCCCTCGTCTCATTCTTTATCTCATCAACTTTGTTCTTTTTCAGGTTAATTTGTATTCAAAGCTTTACATTTACAGAATTTATTAAATTTTGTAGcagttttaatattattagtaaaggtAACACTTATATTAAATGATTACATTTTTATGTTACAGAATGCTTTTCAGCTTGCCTTCTTTGCATGGACTTGGGTAAGAATTGATACATTTTCTTTTCAATATCCTATATGATACTTATTCTATTATGTTGTTATAATTGTGTAATATTCCAATTTTGTTGGAAAACAGTATGAATTTGGGTTGAAATCTTGTTTTCATGAGCATACAGAAGACATAGTCATCAGGATCACAATGGGGTAAATTGTGATTTACTCTATATTTAATAACAttgaatactaacaataataactaataaacactgataattaattaattttgtatgTCTTATTAGATACTAATAGATAGATGGTGTTTTAATTGGGCAGAGTTCTTATTCAAATCCTATGCAGTTATGTTACTCTTCCTCTTTATGCCCTTGTCACACAGGTAACACAATCTCTTTTTACAACATATTATATTACACTTACTAAAACAGGGTGGCAATTTGGGACTGGCCGTGTACGCGGATCAACACTACCCATCCCAAACCCAACATAATCTGATAACTGGGTTGGCGGGTCAAATTCACCCAACCTGTTCAACTTCAAAATTATGAACAAATAAATGTTTAAGCTTTTTCCTGTATGTGGATCGACCCGTTCGTCCAAACCAGACCCGGAAAATTATATGTGGTTAAAAGCTATTAACTGTTTCTACAATTTGGATACAAATTGCAGATGGGTTCAACGATGAAGCCGACTATATTCAACGATAAAGTTGCAACAGCACTAAGATTATGGCACCAAACTGcgaaaaaacaaataaaaataaacaaaaaatcaGGACAAGTAACACCAATGTCAAGTAGAACCGGGACCCCGACACATGGCATGTCACCAATTCATCTTTTACGTAACTACAAAAACGAAAACGATAGTTTACAAACGTCACCAAGATATTCAAACTATGATACCGATAATTATGATACTGATACATCACCATCACCTTCGTATAATCgacgtggtaataataataataatgctgagTCATCAAcaagtcatcatcatcatcggatTGAATTGGGATATATGAATAAAGGTAAcgagattaataaaaatattaacgttAATGATAATGTACAACTTAATGTGGTATCGGAGCCTGTTGTTAATGAACAACATGAGGTGACGATTGTACTTCCGAATAAAGAATTTTCGTTTGATAAAAGATCAAGTTTATGATTTGTTGCAACTTGCAAGTAATGGATCAATTTAAGCATTagttaaatttattttttatttttactatgGTCCATTGCAAAAATATTGTATAAAGACATTTTCTTAAATATTTTCTAATCATTGTAACGAATTTATGTAAattgagttattattattttttatgttgTTTTTATTAGTGGAAAttttttataacaaccctcacttttcccttctgaatttaccaagttaCCCTTAGGATTCAATGTCAAATTCTGtacatcattagggttgttatccatttcgacaaacgaactgaaaacttatattttcattaaatgatcgtaattattattaaaacactAATATTattcaaaaccctaaacctaactctatacattaaatactaaaccctaatactatttaatattgaatattaatcctaaccctaatactaaataaataatataaataaaatgtaataaattAAAATGTGACAATATTAATAAGATTTAAACAAATAAGAATTTATGTAAACTAATTGgaactaaataaaattaataaaagttagggacaaatatataaataaaatgtaattaaaataaatgtagccttaatattaataatataaaaaaataaataaataatatatatataaaaaaataagaaatacggtataaaaaaatatataaacacatGAAGTAACAAAAACAAATCAGCTAGTAAATAAACTAAAAGAGGAAATCATCTTGATCACTAAGTTAACTAGTCCTAGTTTAAGTCTAATTCTAACTCTTGATCACCAAGTAATATTAGGAACATAGTGCAATTAGGAAACTCAAATGCACCTATATAAACCCTCAAGTCTTTCCATAAAAATTACCACAAAACCCCTTGTATTTGTCGACTGAAAAtccccaccaaaaaccctgttgtaGTCGATCACCCAAGGCAGCCTGATTACTTGCTGTGCAATCGATAGGTTACAGCCCCTTTACCCTATCTTTTAGTCGACATCTGCAGCAAATCCTCTCATCACCATCGACGTTCAATCAGCCCTCCAAGTCTACAATTTGATCACCTGTCACAGCTCATCATTCACCACCTTTAAAGCATTTTTAGTCGACATTAAACAGCCCCAAAAGTACACTTTTTGCTGCTGTAACAGCCTTCTGTTTCGGTACCACAAACAGTTTTATTTTATCGCCAAAGTGCTCCTGAATTGCTGATCCAAACCAGCTTCAGAATCGAATCAAGAAGTGCTGCTGTTTTTCTATTTCAGACGAGCCAACTCAGACCCAAGGAACCCTCCAATTTGGGTCGTGATTGCTGCCGAGTTACTTGCTGTATTTGCGAACCAAAACAGTCCAAGCAGTCCCTTGTTTGGTTCGTGATTGCTTGTTGGAAGTGTGTTGCAGATTCagttttcataatcatcatcttcccTTGATTTTTAATCTCCTATAAGGTAGTCCTCAAACCCTATTTCAATTCTACTTTAATCTCTTAAGTTATTATTTAAGTTTTATGTTATGTATTATAAAGTTGATTTATGAATAATAAGATTAAGTAAAGAATGAGGGTTAAAAGATAATGAAGGATTTGATTAATAagattgtgaaaatttaaaaatattatggTTATTAATAAGGTTAAGGATTGATCTTGATCAAGTATTATGATTAATAAGAAGATTATGAGGTATTAATAAGTATGATTAGGCTATGAATATGAATAaaaagtttatgattttatgtaagtgaataagctagttaataataatagttgtagatAAAGATTATGATCATGATCTTTGTAATGAAGATAATTAGAATAGATAAAGAATATGTATACGAATTGATTGTGGCTAATGAGATTATTAGTTATTATGTTAAAAAGTTATGACTTTATGTGATTAAAAGATATAATGAGGGATAAGGTGATGATTAATAGAGATTGTAAACTTAAAAGTGTATAGTTAGTAAGAATTAGGAATGATGAATAGGTTAAGATTATGATAAAAGTTTTGATCGTAAGATTAGTAAGGTTAGtagagaataatgataataataacacatgtgcatgcatgcatgcatacgtacgtatgtgcatgtatacattgtaggtatatgtgtgtgtatatgtaaatatatacatacgtgtatatgtatgtgtatatatgtatgtatatgtacgtgtgtatatatatgagtgtgtgtatatatatatggttagtaaataataataataaaggtaataagtatatatatatatatatatatatatatatatatatatatatgtatatatatatatatatatatgtatcactcttacattaatgtatatatataacacttacacatattatacatatatatcacctagttataaatatatatatatatatatatatatatatatatatatatatatatatatatatatataataaagaatatatatgtatgtatcacatggatataattatatatgtaacatataatgataagattacatattagttgaataattaaagtaaataacaaaactattattagtataacatgtACACATACCTAGGTAGTAACacttataacactaagtatattatcatatatatatatatatatatatatatatatatatatatatatatatatatatatatatatatatatatatatatatatatatatatatataaccttctcaaaaacggtcactgttaatatagtttactatattaataaacaagctatatgtctattagacattacctaatcgaatattatatctctaggttgaaatctccgtttacacactccattcatactacttgtgtggatttgcttgcttgctattaaggtgaacttcatagcccctctttttactatttcttaactgttttataaaccttggggtgagacacatgcttgtttttaaactATTTTTATGATTAGACACAGGTACTCAAATTTTATCCATTACATGTTGTTTGTtaacaataacggtcactgctaatataattcgctatattagtaaacatactttgtctgttgacaataacggtcactgctaatataattcgttatattagtaaacatactttgtctattgacaataacggtcactgttaatatattcattatattaataaacaaactttatcgtcactattaatatattcattatattaataaacaaactttatcatcactgttaatatattcgttatattaataaacaaactttatcgtcactgttaatatattcgttatattaataaacaaactttatcggtcactgttaatatattcgttatattaataaacaaactttattggtcactgttaatatattcgttatattaataaacaaactttatcggtcactgttaatatattcattatattaataaacgcacttcattctattgattgattttatatcagtcaaccctaattaaatcttgtggtctaaaaacttgttataattattaaacctatgttgttcactcaacctttttggttgacactttaagcatgttttgtctcaggtatttagatatattgcttccgctgtagaactctgctgttacttagaagtcaagccgagcactgggaccagagataACATccacgtcaatggcgattttggtggggtgttacagttggtatcagagctctggttatagggaactaggttacattagtgtgactaacatgaatagttaggatgcattagtgagtctagactataacCGAGTTATTCATTTGCATTGATTAATTGCACTAaattctagattatgtgcattaagttcacttatatttgttatgcctggaactcctataccattcaaatctttagaaaacactttgctataggaactatacttacacgtctgactcttagaataagtGCCATGACTCacttgtattccaacaatagaaCGCCACTATACCTATCTCATTATAGGAGAGccaaggcttgttatagagaacAAGGATTGCATTCTACGTGTGCCTTatgtgggtgccttagcaatctttaggactacaaCCTTTCCTACCTCAGTTTTAAGTgctttcccttaatctttatactgccaatccatcttactacatgcttttacctcttctgacattatgtatcctttcctaaggatgtcaatccaaaaccctatcatcttgcatgatcccgactctaaaggatcggttagtatgtgattgttatcatatccaaacATATCCTATGAActgacttcgccattgtgattcaaaatattctttgactcacacgaagggatgtcactcatgactcaacttTCCCAcatcaactatctaagtttgatcacgtgtcctaaccttatggagtgaccttggaatggaaatatgaattagtgaaatataatgacgcttggccgacgtgattatattacggtaattcataaagaaattccaatatcatgacatatggaatagaaagtgaatcaaagaaaaatttccaagccattcattcaaAAATCTTAATGTTATTACAAGAAaggtaattatcatctgatttatagatatacgaagagatctttacgatcaaactatctatctcatacccgtgagtagattaacaaattctcctatgccataaaagttgtaaagcttggcattatttctttcttaaacaacttatctctttgacgcttaattatcacatccccgttggaaggaaggatgcatgttcttaagtgacttgaagtgacacccccgaaacttcttcAAGATGCCTCCTGTTATCTGCAATTACGATCCTAGTGTAGATTTTTCATAAACCCATTACGAAACCtgtcgaagataagcgacaaccactcgaaggattttaatttaaatattcaaatGAAGACATTATAAACACTTCATTCACTATCACGtcctcatactctaccattcatatctcactcgtcagcaatagcttcacacatgaacattttgaatttccAAGAACATACgccctaataatagtcaacaaccgtatttaaaaacaatagatttcattacatcgcaacattgttgcttaaaataacccgaaattttcaaaatacctTAACCCGATGTTCgtaaatctttttccaacttgtaacctccgaaatatgaaaatcctGTTACCAAAATTTTTCATACActgttttactgtgcgatcctctcgaaattttataaaatatttacttccattcgtgcaaattttataaatcgtatatgtttatataataaagtaaataaaatttacctttacttatttttgactagtacatataaaattatactctcatttttacaaatcaattattttattcaaaagatattttactcaaaatagtacatgttgtacataactctagttttattaagaacttcatttctttttacattgtcaccttaaacgactcgaaacttctataaaattttcattgcttgtttacataaaaattttcatattattctacaccacgtattaatcacaattcctcttgaccttcgaaacttaccattgaattcatcattcaaaactctatgttctcgTCAACTTTTCCCCTTTTGAGGTTGACCGTTGAGAGGATTTTACTTCTAATATCTCACGtttaaaccacaacaccctcgtgaacatcatttctataattctatattttgtggtacaagaaatcatttttggagattttcTCACCTAATGAAAACTATTCTTATACCCAGTGATTCCCATTTCTTCTCATCCACACTTAAATTCATAAGTGgatgatagatcgactcgccatctgAGCGAGAAAGTCTTTCTCATTAagatatcacacctttcgtgcggatTCCTATCAGAAATATGACTTATGATCCTCGCTATCTTCTCTAAAGGAGTTACGTTAAAAGtatatgacatttatttgtttactcCAAATATCTCTCCTCGTTGGTTGCAAATAGATGATTATCCTAGATTAGGGTTCGACCTCTGTTTCGAACTAACggaaatcataatcataaagttacattcgacagtgtgcctccaaaatttcttccaaggataagttcacatgtattgtaatatattggacaatatcttttccacaagaccatttttgagggcatcttagtaatcatggcttgctttgcatataagccAGATTAATGACCCCTCGGCTGGCATCTCGTTTCGCCTCCCTTGAAAATCATAGGCATCATGCCTATGGTTAATCTTACGGAATTAAAATCTAAACATCAACTATATCAAACACaagtcatgcatcaaactacatggctgTGATCTCCAAGTACTTCTCTCTAATTGTCTGCCCAAATGGCGACATAAACGCTAAAGGTTTCAAATAAACTCAGTAATGTTCGTTGCACATTTCAGGTATTCaacttactgaaatgcttgtacgaCTAAAATATCACAATCCCTTTTAATTACCTCCGCATtggtaataaaatgcacttcatagaagaacctgtataaGTTATGGGTCATAAGATTCAAACGCTTAGTACAGGGCAATattcctattgttaaagtccgttggaattcacgtagaggccccgagaatacctgggaacgtgaagaccaaatgaaacggaaATGATCACATCTATTCTCACCTGTCGATGCATCCGAGAagatcttcctgaaacttcgggacgaagtttaaattaacggggaggtactataacaaccctcacttttcccttctgaatttaccaagttaCCCTTAGGGATTCAATGTCAAATTCTGTACATCATTAGGGTTGTTttccatttcgacaaacgaactaaaaacttatactttcattaaatgatcgtaattattattaaaaccctaatattattcaaaaccctaaacctaactctatacattaaatactaaa
This genomic stretch from Rutidosis leptorrhynchoides isolate AG116_Rl617_1_P2 chromosome 11, CSIRO_AGI_Rlap_v1, whole genome shotgun sequence harbors:
- the LOC139877834 gene encoding MLO-like protein 2 isoform X1, with product MLLGFISLLLTAGTSPITKICISKGAADSWHPCSRSEEKASGVVEDEGRRKLLTWSKMGESARRILATSGEDKCAEKGKVSFMSYDGVHQLHRFIFALALFHVTYCILTMALGQAKMRRWKHWEKETKTAEYQFSHDPERFQFARDTSFGRRHMNFWTKPPILLWIVCFFRQFFRSVPKVDYLTLRHGFIMAHLAPHSQSRFDFQKYINRSLDEDFTTVVGISPPIWLFTIAFLLSNTHGSYSYLWLPFIPLVVILLIGTKLQVIITKMGLNIQERGEVVQGVPVVKLGDDLFWFKRPRLILYLINFVLFQNAFQLAFFAWTWYEFGLKSCFHEHTEDIVIRITMGVLIQILCSYVTLPLYALVTQMGSTMKPTIFNDKVATALRLWHQTAKKQIKINKKSGQVTPMSSRTGTPTHGMSPIHLLRNYKNENDSLQTSPRYSNYDTDNYDTDTSPSPSYNRRGNNNNNAESSTSHHHHRIELGYMNKGNEINKNINVNDNVQLNVVSEPVVNEQHEVTIVLPNKEFSFDKRSSL